A window from Kluyveromyces lactis strain NRRL Y-1140 chromosome E complete sequence encodes these proteins:
- the KXD1 gene encoding Kxd1p (similar to uniprot|Q755A2 Ashbya gossypii AFL077C AFL077Cp and weakly similar to YGL079W uniprot|P53158 Saccharomyces cerevisiae YGL079W Hypothetical ORF) — protein MDEHRSRTPSIDSRNYAIPEADYLPAGIDIDRNGVSESDDSSDDDAQSSLFPTESSGTLWMNQIQDTPMFDSSKFLFESVNNAINDIDFSESLAIQAKTSALINSKSRELKGLIKQLQEKVDYYNERFKRGAVVSSQLKVNLQMLSKRIATLDDLFSKQFPIEYNQSKEKVMERTLND, from the coding sequence ATGGATGAGCATCGATCAAGGACACCAAGTATAGATAGTAGGAATTATGCTATTCCAGAAGCGGATTACCTCCCGGCAGGCATTGACATAGATAGAAACGGTGTGTCTGAATCAGATGATTCTTCCGATGATGATGCTCAAAGTTCACTATTTCCAACAGAATCCAGTGGTACGTTGTGGATGAACCAAATCCAAGATACGCCTATGTTTGACTCAAGTAAATTTCTATTTGAGTCGGTAAATAATGCAATAAACGATATTGACTTTTCGGAATCCCTTGCAATACAAGCAAAGACATCTGCATTGATTAATTCGAAGAGCCGGGAGTTGAAAGGCCTTATTAAGCAATTACAGGAGAAAGTAGATTACTATAATGAAAGGTTTAAGCGCGGAGCTGTTGTATCAAGCCAATTGAAGGTTAACCTACAGATGCTTTCGAAACGGATTGCAACTTTGGATGACCTCTTCTCCAAACAGTTTCCTATCGAATATAATCAGTCGAAGGAAAAGGTGATGGAACGAACATTAAATGATTga